DNA sequence from the Deltaproteobacteria bacterium genome:
GCGGTCGCAATGGTAATCCCGCGCTCTCTTTCCTCAGGCGCCTTGTCTATCTGATCAAACGGTACATAAGTCGCATTCCCTCTTAATGATGCATGCTTGGTGATCGCTGCTGTCAATGTCGTCTTCCCGTGATCTATATGACCAATCGTACCTACATTTACATGTGGTTTCGTTCGCTTAAATTTTTCTTTCGCCATCTTCCCGTCCTCCCCTATAGATTATCTTGTTCTTTTCTTCCCAATTTTGCAAATCATTTAAAACTGCATCCTAATAAACTGCCTGATTCTGCATGGTAGTATGGAGCCCACGACCGGAATCGAACCGGTGAACCTCTTCCTTACCAAGGAAGCGCTCTACCTGCTGAGCTACGTGGGCATGAACCTGTCAACAGCAATTCCACTATAGCAAAATCAAGCAAATAAAAATGAACTGGAGCGGGAGACGAGGCTCGAACTCGCGACAATCAGCTTGGAAGGCTGAGGCTCTACCAACTGAGCTACGTGGGCCTGGAGCGGGAAACGGGATTCGAACCCGCGACCCACAGCTTGGAAGGCTGTTGCTCTAGCCAGCTGAGCTACTCCCGCCTGGAATTTCCTCTAGAACTTACCCTTTCCTTTTAACCGTTAACTGTGGTGGAGAGGGGAGGATTCGAACCTCCGAAGGCTTCGCCGACAGATTTACAGTCTGTTCCCTTTAGCCACTCGGGAACCTCTCCACTGGCTTGTTTTCATTTTTGAGCTTTCCGTCTTCATTATAT
Encoded proteins:
- a CDS encoding GTP-binding protein produces the protein MAKEKFKRTKPHVNVGTIGHIDHGKTTLTAAITKHASLRGNATYVPFDQIDKAPEERERGITIATA